TTTTTTGTTTCATGAAAATCGAGTTTGGCCGCCTGATTACGGGCGATGATGACATAATCCGCATTCGGCAGCACAGCGTCTTCCAGTTCAAGGAACGTCTGACGGATGTAGCGCTTAATGCGGTTGCGTGTGACAGCGTTGCCAATTTTCTTGCTGACAGACAAGCCGATCCGAAATTCGGGTTGATCTGTCTTATAAACATAGACGATAAA
Above is a genomic segment from Planococcus lenghuensis containing:
- the rnpA gene encoding ribonuclease P protein component, translated to MNKYQRIKKNQEFQRVFKKGKSFANRQFIVYVYKTDQPEFRIGLSVSKKIGNAVTRNRIKRYIRQTFLELEDAVLPNADYVIIARNQAAKLDFHETKNSLQHVMKIARVLRKQ